A genomic segment from Thiohalorhabdus sp. Cl-TMA encodes:
- the lptM gene encoding LPS translocon maturation chaperone LptM — MTGRIPLLVAVALVVLGGCGQKGPLYRPEPETQQERAESAPDAAEQTAD; from the coding sequence ATGACCGGCAGGATACCGCTCCTGGTGGCCGTCGCCCTCGTTGTCCTCGGCGGCTGCGGCCAGAAGGGCCCGCTCTATCGTCCCGAACCGGAAACGCAGCAGGAGCGCGCGGAGAGCGCCCCCGACGCTGCCGAGCAAACCGCGGACTGA
- the lysA gene encoding diaminopimelate decarboxylase, with the protein MHHFHYRDGVLHAEDVPLPAIAESVGTPFYCYSSATLRHHFQVFQAPFRHRDHLIAFSAKANSNLAVLHLLGREGSGLDIVSRGEMARGLAAGIPSERMVFSGVGKRRDELEAALDAGILAFNVESVGELELLDAVAAARGQPAPVSLRVNPDVDPLTHPYIATGLRATKFGVSIGEARDLYGRAAAMPGIEVVGVDCHIGSQLTSVAPFVEALQRLQALMVALAEDGHAIHHLDLGGGLGISYLDEAPPHPEDFGRAINEQLGYWPGKLIFEPGRVIAGNAGIFVSEVLYTKEQPDKRFAVVDGAMNDLMRPALYGAEQEIKPVREGGGDTEVVDVVGPICETGDFLGKDRHLPRLGRGDQLAVMSAGAYGATMASNYNTRPRAPEVLVHGDRFEVVRRRETVAELYAPELIPDADWFEAG; encoded by the coding sequence GTGCACCACTTTCATTACCGCGACGGCGTCCTGCACGCCGAGGATGTGCCGCTGCCCGCCATCGCCGAGTCGGTAGGCACGCCGTTCTACTGCTATTCCAGCGCCACACTGCGCCATCATTTCCAGGTATTCCAGGCCCCTTTCCGACATCGCGATCACCTCATCGCCTTCTCCGCCAAGGCCAACTCCAATCTGGCGGTACTGCACCTGCTGGGCCGCGAGGGAAGTGGCCTGGATATCGTCTCGCGCGGCGAGATGGCTCGGGGGCTGGCCGCCGGCATACCGTCGGAGCGCATGGTGTTCTCCGGCGTAGGCAAGCGCCGCGACGAGCTGGAGGCGGCCCTGGACGCCGGGATCCTGGCCTTCAACGTGGAGTCCGTGGGCGAGCTTGAGCTGCTCGACGCCGTGGCGGCCGCGCGTGGCCAGCCAGCGCCCGTGAGCCTGCGGGTGAACCCGGACGTGGATCCGCTCACCCATCCCTACATCGCCACCGGCCTGCGCGCCACCAAGTTCGGCGTATCCATCGGCGAGGCCCGCGATCTCTACGGACGCGCCGCGGCCATGCCGGGCATCGAGGTGGTGGGCGTGGACTGCCACATCGGCTCCCAGCTCACCTCCGTGGCGCCCTTCGTGGAGGCGCTGCAGCGGCTGCAGGCCCTCATGGTTGCGCTGGCCGAGGACGGCCACGCTATCCACCATCTGGACCTGGGCGGCGGTCTCGGCATTTCCTACCTGGACGAGGCGCCGCCCCACCCCGAGGATTTCGGCCGGGCCATCAACGAGCAGCTCGGCTACTGGCCGGGCAAGCTCATTTTCGAGCCGGGCCGGGTGATTGCAGGCAATGCCGGGATATTCGTCTCCGAGGTGCTCTATACCAAGGAGCAGCCGGACAAGCGGTTCGCCGTGGTGGACGGCGCCATGAACGACCTCATGCGGCCCGCCCTGTACGGAGCGGAGCAGGAGATCAAGCCCGTGCGCGAAGGAGGCGGCGATACGGAAGTAGTGGACGTGGTGGGCCCCATCTGCGAAACGGGCGATTTCCTGGGCAAGGACCGCCACCTGCCGAGGCTCGGGCGGGGTGACCAGCTCGCGGTGATGAGCGCCGGTGCCTACGGCGCCACCATGGCCTCCAATTACAACACCCGACCGCGCGCCCCGGAGGTGCTGGTGCATGGCGATCGCTTCGAGGTGGTGCGCCGCCGCGAAACCGTCGCGGAGCTCTACGCGCCGGAGCTCATTCCGGATGCGGACTGGTTCGAGGCCGGGTGA
- the dapF gene encoding diaminopimelate epimerase — MNLEFAKMHGLGNDFVVFDGVRQAVELTRERIRAIADRRFGIGCDQVLVLEPAERSGVDFAYRIYNADGGEVEQCGNGARCVALFAREAGLTDKDRLRLETLGGEIMPRILPDGRVTVDMGVPHLEGADIPLSEPGEWVRAPLEVAGERRRITAVSVGNPHCVLEVEDATAAPLSTLGPVLEHHPLFPNRANVEFVEVRSPDRIRVRVWERGAGVTLACGTGACASVVAARLWDRVGPRAEVELDGGNLTIEWAGPEEPILMTGPAVITFRGVLGQWPASRPATAGP, encoded by the coding sequence TTGAACCTCGAATTCGCCAAGATGCACGGCCTGGGTAACGACTTCGTCGTCTTCGACGGGGTCCGCCAGGCCGTGGAGCTGACCCGGGAGCGAATCCGCGCCATCGCCGACCGGCGCTTCGGCATCGGTTGCGATCAGGTGCTGGTTCTGGAGCCCGCCGAGCGGTCCGGCGTGGATTTCGCCTACCGGATCTACAACGCCGACGGCGGCGAGGTGGAGCAGTGCGGCAACGGGGCGCGCTGCGTAGCGCTTTTCGCCCGGGAGGCCGGGCTGACGGACAAGGACCGGCTGCGCCTGGAGACCCTGGGGGGCGAGATCATGCCCCGGATCCTGCCGGACGGGCGGGTTACCGTGGATATGGGGGTGCCGCATCTGGAAGGTGCGGACATCCCCCTCTCCGAGCCCGGAGAATGGGTTCGGGCCCCCCTGGAGGTGGCGGGGGAGCGGCGGCGGATCACCGCCGTTTCCGTGGGCAACCCCCATTGCGTGCTCGAAGTGGAGGACGCCACGGCCGCGCCGCTTTCCACCCTGGGCCCGGTGCTGGAGCACCATCCGCTTTTCCCCAACCGTGCCAACGTGGAATTCGTGGAGGTGCGTTCCCCGGACCGGATCCGGGTGCGGGTATGGGAGCGCGGAGCCGGGGTCACCCTGGCTTGCGGCACCGGCGCCTGCGCCTCGGTGGTCGCCGCGCGTCTCTGGGACCGGGTCGGGCCCCGAGCCGAAGTGGAGCTGGACGGCGGGAACCTGACCATCGAATGGGCGGGTCCGGAAGAGCCGATCCTGATGACCGGGCCCGCCGTGATCACCTTCCGCGGAGTCCTGGGGCAGTGGCCGGCCTCCCGGCCGGCCACTGCGGGCCCGTAG
- a CDS encoding NAD(P)H-dependent oxidoreductase subunit E has product MSKDETGDALEIESICARHEQREGPLLAILHEVQEGHGYISNEAVGRIAHYLNLTRAEVYGVVTFYPDLREEPPRPHMLKVCRAEACQAAGGREVWATAEAMAADPDCQVEVEPVYCLGNCPCGPAVQMDERTLGRFTPEKVSALIAGASGGSSS; this is encoded by the coding sequence ATGAGCAAGGACGAGACCGGCGACGCGCTGGAGATCGAGTCGATCTGCGCCCGCCATGAACAGCGCGAGGGGCCGTTGTTGGCGATCCTGCACGAGGTGCAGGAAGGTCACGGCTATATTTCGAACGAGGCGGTCGGCCGGATCGCCCACTATCTCAACCTGACCCGCGCCGAAGTCTACGGCGTGGTGACCTTCTATCCCGATCTGCGGGAGGAGCCCCCGCGCCCGCACATGCTGAAGGTCTGCCGGGCGGAGGCCTGCCAGGCCGCCGGGGGGCGCGAGGTCTGGGCCACCGCCGAGGCCATGGCGGCCGACCCGGACTGTCAGGTGGAAGTCGAGCCGGTGTACTGCCTGGGCAACTGTCCCTGCGGTCCGGCCGTCCAGATGGACGAGCGGACGCTGGGCCGTTTCACCCCGGAAAAAGTGAGCGCCCTGATCGCCGGTGCCAGCGGAGGTTCGTCGTCATGA
- a CDS encoding formate dehydrogenase beta subunit: MNVCVPCDSTAVSIGADEVADALTRNDPAITVKRTGSRGLYWLEPMVEVERDGQRIGYGPVTAGDIPGLLDALRSGDTGHPLCVGDVEALLESQGQRRLTLRRTGVVAPGEWADYVANGGTEGLRKALDMEPQSIVDAVKESGLRGRGGAGFPTGIKWQTVHDAEATPKYIVCNADEGDSGTFADRMLMEGDPLALLEGMTIAGLAVGAEQGYIYLRSEYPDAHRMLERALESARTNGMLGDSVLGSGRAFDIEVRIGAGAYICGEETSLLESLEGKRGMIRFKPPLPAIQGFLSRPTVVNNVITLGTVPTILAEGAEVHSSLGMNKSRGTLTIQLCGNVARPGLYEIPFGVTLGHVINDLGGGCASGRPPRAVQVGGPLGAYMPVERFDTPMAYEEFGEAGGMIGHGGVVVFDDTVDMAAQARFALEFCSIESCGKCTPCRIGSVRGQEVIDRITDDDDREANIALLRELCETMIEGSLCAHGGMAPYPVLSALNHFPDDFEPRTTAAV, from the coding sequence ATGAACGTTTGCGTTCCCTGTGACAGCACGGCCGTTTCCATCGGCGCCGACGAGGTAGCCGATGCCCTGACCCGCAATGATCCGGCCATTACGGTTAAGCGTACCGGCTCCCGCGGCCTGTACTGGCTGGAGCCCATGGTGGAGGTGGAGCGGGACGGCCAGCGCATCGGCTACGGTCCGGTTACCGCCGGGGATATCCCGGGACTGCTGGACGCTCTGCGTAGCGGTGATACCGGACATCCCCTCTGTGTCGGCGACGTCGAGGCCTTGCTGGAGAGCCAGGGGCAGCGCCGGCTCACCCTGCGGCGTACAGGCGTGGTGGCCCCGGGCGAGTGGGCGGACTATGTCGCCAACGGCGGCACCGAGGGCCTGCGCAAGGCCCTAGACATGGAGCCCCAGTCCATCGTGGACGCCGTGAAGGAATCCGGCCTGCGCGGGCGGGGCGGCGCGGGCTTCCCCACCGGCATCAAATGGCAGACCGTCCACGACGCGGAGGCCACGCCCAAATACATCGTCTGCAACGCCGACGAGGGCGACAGCGGGACTTTCGCCGACCGCATGCTCATGGAGGGCGACCCCCTGGCGCTGCTGGAGGGCATGACCATCGCGGGCCTCGCCGTGGGGGCCGAGCAGGGCTACATCTACCTGCGCTCCGAATACCCGGATGCGCACCGGATGCTGGAGCGCGCCCTGGAGAGCGCCCGGACCAACGGCATGCTGGGGGACAGCGTGCTCGGATCCGGCAGGGCCTTTGACATCGAGGTGCGCATCGGTGCCGGGGCCTACATCTGCGGCGAGGAGACCTCCCTGCTGGAGAGCCTCGAGGGCAAGCGCGGCATGATCCGGTTCAAGCCGCCCCTGCCGGCCATTCAGGGCTTCCTCAGCCGGCCCACGGTGGTGAACAACGTAATCACCCTGGGAACGGTTCCGACCATTCTCGCCGAGGGCGCCGAGGTCCACAGCTCGCTGGGCATGAACAAATCCCGCGGCACGCTGACCATTCAGCTCTGCGGCAACGTGGCCCGGCCCGGCCTCTACGAGATCCCGTTCGGCGTCACCCTCGGGCACGTGATCAACGACCTCGGCGGCGGCTGCGCCAGCGGACGGCCCCCGAGGGCGGTGCAGGTGGGCGGCCCCCTCGGCGCCTATATGCCCGTGGAGCGTTTCGACACGCCCATGGCCTACGAGGAGTTCGGCGAGGCGGGCGGCATGATCGGCCACGGCGGCGTGGTGGTGTTCGACGACACCGTGGACATGGCCGCCCAGGCCCGCTTCGCGCTGGAGTTCTGCTCCATCGAATCCTGCGGAAAATGCACCCCTTGCCGCATCGGCTCGGTCCGCGGCCAGGAGGTCATCGACCGCATCACGGACGACGACGACCGGGAGGCCAACATCGCCCTGCTCCGCGAGCTCTGTGAAACGATGATCGAGGGCTCGCTCTGTGCGCACGGCGGCATGGCGCCGTATCCGGTGCTATCCGCGCTCAATCATTTCCCCGACGACTTCGAGCCCCGTACGACGGCCGCGGTCTAG
- the fdhF gene encoding formate dehydrogenase subunit alpha, producing MASLKPIDYGTPARQSESQVTLEIDGQTVTVPEGTSVMRAAMEAGIDIPKLCASDSLEPYGSCRLCMVEIEGKGGYPASCTLPAAQDMQVRTQSEKLNQLRSGVVELYLSDHPGESVTGEGSGDDELLQVADKLGVKEVRYPSGRNHQDAEVDVSNPYFAFDPTRCIVCSRCVRACNEVQGTFALTVDGRGFGSMISAGTDQDDFLNSECVSCGACVQACPTEALLEKEVAEQGVPEESVVTTCAYCGVGCSFQAELKDDQVVRMVPYKYGKANHGHSCVKGRFAWGYTNHPDRITAPMIRDKVTDPWREVTWEEAYDFAVKRIQSISDAHGHSALGAITSSRCTNEETYLVQKLARAVFGTNNVDTCARVCHSPTGYGLKTAFGTSAGTQGFDSVEASDVILVIGANPTDAHPVFGSQMKRRLREGARLIVVDPRAIDLVRTPHVEADYHLQLKPGTNVPLVNALAHTVLDEGLEDEAFIKERCEVDEYAEWKEFILRPENSPEAVADITGVDAESIRAAARLYATGGEAAIYYGLGVTEHSQGSTMVMGMANLAMATGNIGRNGVGVNPLRGQNNVQGSCDMGSFPHELPGYRHISDPGVRDIYEKEWGVSLDSDPGMRIPNMIDAATNGTFKALYVQGEDILQSDPNIKHIASGLSAMECVIVQDLFLNETASYAHVFLPGSTFLEKEGTFTNAERRINRVRKVAEPPAGKADWEITQDLAQALGYPMNYSDPSGIMDEIARTTPTFTGVSFDKLDRLGSVQWPCNEQHPEGTPVMHVGDFVRGRGKFMLTPYVASDERANRKFPLLLTTGRILSQYNVGAQTRRTGNSLWHSEDILEIHPSDAEVRGIADDTLVAVASRMGETTLRAKVSERVMPGVLHTTFHFPETATNVITTEYADWATECPEYKVTAVEVRPCNTLSEWQKRYLDTRERQLRIDGERVPEESGEEA from the coding sequence ATGGCGTCTCTAAAACCGATCGACTATGGAACCCCGGCGCGCCAGTCAGAGAGCCAGGTCACCCTGGAGATCGACGGACAGACGGTAACCGTGCCCGAGGGTACTTCGGTGATGCGCGCGGCCATGGAGGCCGGCATCGATATTCCCAAGCTCTGCGCCTCCGACAGCCTGGAGCCCTACGGCTCCTGCCGGCTGTGCATGGTCGAGATCGAGGGCAAGGGCGGCTATCCCGCCTCCTGCACCCTGCCGGCTGCGCAGGATATGCAGGTGCGTACCCAGAGCGAAAAGCTGAACCAGCTGCGAAGCGGCGTGGTGGAGCTGTACCTGTCCGACCACCCGGGCGAGAGCGTGACCGGCGAGGGCTCCGGCGACGACGAGCTGCTCCAGGTCGCCGACAAGCTCGGCGTCAAGGAGGTCCGCTATCCCAGCGGCCGCAACCACCAGGACGCCGAGGTGGACGTCTCCAACCCCTACTTCGCCTTCGATCCCACCCGCTGCATCGTGTGCTCGCGCTGCGTGCGCGCCTGCAACGAGGTGCAGGGCACCTTCGCCCTGACGGTGGACGGCCGGGGCTTCGGCTCCATGATCAGCGCCGGCACGGATCAGGACGATTTCCTGAATTCCGAATGCGTCTCCTGCGGTGCCTGCGTCCAAGCCTGCCCCACGGAGGCCCTGCTGGAGAAGGAAGTGGCCGAGCAGGGCGTTCCGGAGGAGTCGGTGGTCACCACCTGCGCCTACTGCGGCGTGGGCTGCTCCTTCCAGGCCGAGCTGAAGGACGACCAGGTGGTCCGCATGGTTCCCTACAAATACGGCAAGGCCAACCACGGCCATTCATGCGTAAAGGGCCGCTTCGCCTGGGGATACACCAATCACCCCGACCGCATCACCGCACCCATGATCCGCGACAAGGTCACCGATCCCTGGCGCGAGGTCACCTGGGAGGAGGCCTACGACTTCGCCGTCAAGCGCATCCAGTCCATAAGCGATGCGCACGGCCACAGTGCCCTGGGCGCCATCACCTCCTCGCGCTGTACCAACGAAGAGACCTATCTGGTCCAGAAGCTGGCGCGCGCGGTTTTCGGCACCAACAACGTCGACACTTGCGCCCGTGTCTGCCACTCCCCCACGGGCTACGGTCTCAAGACCGCCTTCGGCACCTCCGCCGGCACGCAGGGTTTCGACTCGGTGGAGGCCTCGGACGTGATCCTGGTGATCGGCGCCAACCCAACCGATGCCCACCCCGTGTTCGGCTCCCAGATGAAACGGCGGCTGCGGGAAGGGGCGCGGCTGATCGTGGTGGACCCGCGCGCTATCGATCTGGTCCGCACGCCGCACGTCGAGGCCGACTACCACCTGCAGCTCAAGCCCGGCACCAACGTGCCGCTGGTGAACGCCCTGGCGCATACGGTGCTGGATGAGGGGCTCGAGGACGAGGCGTTCATCAAGGAACGGTGCGAGGTGGACGAGTACGCCGAGTGGAAGGAGTTCATCCTGCGGCCCGAGAATAGCCCCGAGGCCGTTGCCGATATCACCGGCGTCGATGCCGAGAGCATCCGGGCGGCCGCCCGGCTGTACGCTACCGGCGGCGAGGCGGCCATCTACTACGGCCTGGGCGTTACCGAGCACAGCCAGGGCTCCACCATGGTGATGGGTATGGCCAACCTCGCCATGGCCACGGGCAACATCGGGCGCAACGGCGTGGGCGTCAATCCCCTGCGCGGCCAGAACAATGTGCAGGGCTCCTGCGACATGGGCTCCTTCCCGCACGAGCTGCCGGGCTATCGCCACATCTCCGATCCCGGCGTGCGCGACATCTACGAGAAGGAGTGGGGCGTTTCCCTGGACAGCGATCCGGGAATGCGCATCCCCAACATGATCGACGCCGCCACCAACGGCACCTTCAAGGCGCTCTACGTGCAGGGCGAGGACATCCTGCAGTCCGACCCCAATATCAAGCACATCGCCTCCGGTCTGAGCGCCATGGAGTGCGTGATCGTCCAGGATCTGTTCCTGAACGAGACCGCCAGCTACGCGCACGTCTTTCTGCCCGGCTCCACCTTCCTGGAAAAGGAGGGTACCTTCACCAACGCCGAGCGCCGCATCAACCGCGTGCGCAAGGTGGCGGAGCCGCCCGCCGGGAAGGCCGACTGGGAGATCACCCAGGATTTGGCGCAGGCGCTGGGCTATCCCATGAATTATTCCGATCCCAGCGGGATCATGGACGAGATCGCCCGCACCACGCCCACCTTTACCGGCGTCAGCTTCGACAAGCTGGACCGTCTGGGCAGCGTGCAGTGGCCGTGCAACGAGCAGCATCCGGAGGGCACACCGGTCATGCACGTGGGCGACTTCGTGCGCGGCCGCGGGAAGTTCATGCTGACGCCTTATGTGGCCTCGGATGAGCGGGCCAACCGGAAATTCCCGCTGCTGCTCACCACCGGGCGGATCCTCAGCCAGTACAACGTGGGGGCGCAGACGCGCCGCACCGGCAATAGCCTCTGGCACAGCGAAGATATCCTGGAGATCCACCCCTCCGACGCCGAGGTGCGTGGCATTGCCGACGATACCCTGGTGGCCGTGGCCAGTCGCATGGGCGAGACCACCCTGCGCGCCAAGGTGAGCGAGCGGGTGATGCCGGGGGTGCTGCATACCACCTTCCACTTCCCCGAGACCGCAACCAACGTGATCACCACCGAGTACGCTGACTGGGCCACCGAATGCCCCGAGTACAAGGTGACGGCGGTGGAGGTGCGGCCGTGCAACACCCTGTCCGAATGGCAGAAGCGCTATCTCGATACCCGGGAGCGCCAGCTGCGCATCGACGGCGAGCGTGTGCCGGAGGAATCTGGCGAGGAGGCCTGA
- the fdhD gene encoding formate dehydrogenase accessory sulfurtransferase FdhD — MRLQEPVNKPAPKEASTFGVAGRLGFRRWTEDGVESDSRAFPEEVPIAMVVNDDNYAVMLGSPADLTDFAYGFLHTEGVIRDVAEVDSVDTFVRPEGQVVQVRLLGAMPAQMRRERRIAGVSSCGLCGVESLREAVRPIARVPDGPVLDGVAITRAMAQLGDNQPYNAVTGAMHVAAFAEAGGDLLRAREDVGRHNALDKLIGALMRDGITPESGFMVTSSRCSYELVQKAAAFGVRLLCTISAPTALAVRLARQANISLVSLVRGDSFIVLAGSERIEGTEALTDG; from the coding sequence GTGCGACTCCAAGAGCCCGTCAATAAGCCGGCCCCGAAGGAGGCTTCCACCTTCGGGGTGGCGGGGCGGCTGGGGTTCCGGCGATGGACCGAAGACGGAGTCGAAAGCGATAGCCGGGCGTTTCCGGAAGAAGTGCCCATCGCCATGGTGGTCAACGACGACAACTATGCGGTCATGCTCGGCTCGCCCGCGGATCTGACCGACTTCGCCTACGGATTCCTGCACACCGAAGGCGTCATTCGGGATGTCGCCGAGGTGGATTCCGTGGACACGTTCGTCCGCCCGGAAGGTCAGGTGGTGCAAGTGCGCCTGCTCGGCGCCATGCCGGCGCAGATGCGCCGCGAGCGGCGGATCGCCGGCGTCAGCAGCTGCGGGCTGTGCGGCGTGGAGAGTCTGCGGGAGGCCGTGCGGCCCATCGCACGGGTTCCTGATGGCCCCGTGCTCGACGGAGTGGCCATCACCCGGGCCATGGCGCAGCTCGGCGACAACCAGCCCTACAATGCGGTTACCGGTGCCATGCATGTAGCCGCGTTTGCCGAGGCGGGGGGAGACCTGCTGCGGGCCCGGGAGGACGTGGGGCGGCACAATGCCCTCGACAAGCTGATCGGGGCGCTGATGCGTGACGGAATCACTCCGGAATCCGGGTTCATGGTTACCTCGAGCCGGTGCAGCTACGAGCTGGTGCAGAAGGCTGCGGCCTTCGGGGTCCGGCTGCTGTGTACCATCTCGGCACCGACGGCCCTGGCTGTCCGCCTGGCGCGGCAGGCCAACATCAGCCTGGTATCCCTGGTCCGCGGGGATTCGTTCATCGTGCTCGCGGGTAGCGAACGGATAGAAGGGACGGAGGCTTTAACCGATGGATGA
- a CDS encoding formate dehydrogenase subunit delta, producing MDDTKMVHQANQIAAYFEVYPKERARQGVLDHIQKFWPSEKRAELAAFRKGGGEGMHPLVEWAADQLAEAAGEQVQG from the coding sequence ATGGATGACACGAAGATGGTTCACCAAGCGAACCAGATCGCGGCCTATTTCGAGGTGTACCCGAAAGAGCGCGCCCGGCAGGGCGTTCTGGATCATATCCAGAAGTTCTGGCCCTCCGAGAAGCGTGCCGAGCTCGCCGCCTTCCGCAAGGGCGGGGGCGAGGGAATGCACCCGCTGGTGGAATGGGCCGCCGACCAGCTGGCCGAAGCGGCCGGGGAGCAGGTCCAGGGCTGA
- the rplU gene encoding 50S ribosomal protein L21, with product MFAVIETGGKQYKVKQGDTIRVEKLDGEPGNDVTIDRVLMVADGSDVKVGQPVVDGGSVKATIKEHGRGEKIRIFKKKRRKGYTKRQGHRQDYTELEITGIQS from the coding sequence ATGTTCGCGGTCATCGAGACGGGTGGAAAACAGTACAAGGTAAAGCAGGGCGATACCATTCGGGTGGAGAAGCTGGATGGTGAGCCGGGCAACGATGTCACGATCGACCGCGTGCTGATGGTGGCGGACGGCAGTGACGTCAAGGTGGGCCAGCCCGTGGTGGACGGCGGCAGCGTCAAGGCCACCATCAAGGAGCACGGCCGGGGCGAGAAGATCCGTATTTTCAAGAAGAAGCGGCGCAAGGGCTACACCAAGCGCCAGGGCCACCGGCAGGACTACACCGAGCTGGAAATCACCGGCATCCAGTCCTGA